In one Melopsittacus undulatus isolate bMelUnd1 chromosome 4, bMelUnd1.mat.Z, whole genome shotgun sequence genomic region, the following are encoded:
- the NPFFR1 gene encoding neuropeptide FF receptor 1, translating to MLAVPPPPPPPSAAAEQPQPARRHQRQRGTGTGAQLREGDWRRNGNKFRKVPRRQAPPARMPAMQPPEPGWDSGGPSNGSWPNSTTNESHLPRKNYTFLAYYQHSSPVAAMFILAYTFIFLMCVIGNILVCFIVVKNRQMRTVTNVFILNLAISDLLVGIFCMPTTLVDNLITGWPFDNTMCKMSGLVQGMSVSASVFTLVAIAVERFRCIVHPFRQKLTLRKALMTIAIIWVLALLIMCPAAITLTVTREEHHFMVDTYNNSYPLYSCWEAWPETGMRRIYTTVLFSHIYVAPLALIIVMYTRIAFKLFKSVAPAHGQEEPEGRKVSRRKAKVINMLIIVALFFTLSWLPLWTLMLLTDYGQLSEGQLRLVTVYIFPFAHWLAFFNSSVNPIIYGYFNENFRRGFQEAFRAPICSLHCHHHPHHHGPYTPRSHGIFFGARNRVFTHARASDSPPASESGPLAPRRTGVHAWDS from the exons ATGCTG GCTGTCCcaccgccgcccccccccccgtctGCAGCCGCTGAGCAGCCGCAACCGGCTCGGCGGCACCAGCGGCAGCGCGGTACCGGCACCGGAGCTCAGCTCCGGGAGGGGGACTGGAGGAGGAACGGGAACAAATTCCGTAAGGTCCCCCGGCGGCAGGCCCCCCCTGCCCGCATGCCTGCGATGCAGCCCCCGGAGCCGGGCTGGGACAGTGGAG GCCCTTCCAATGGCAGTTGGCCCAACTCTACCACAAATGAGAGCCACCTCCCGAGGAAGAACTACACCTTCTTGGCGTACTACCAGCATTCCTCCCCTGTGGCTGCTATGTTCATCCTGGCCTACACCTTCATTTTCCTCATGTGTGTGATTGGCAACATCCTGGTGTGCTTCATCGTGGTGAAGAACCGCCAGATGCGGACGGTCACCAATGTGTTCATACTCAATTTGGCCATCAGTGACCTGCTGGTGGGCATCTTCTGCATGCCCACCACCTTGGTGGACAACCTCATCACAG GCTGGCCCTTTGACAACACCATGTGCAAAATGAGTGGCCTCGTGCAGGGCATGTCTGTCTCTGCCTCTGTTTTCACACTGGTGGCCATCGCTGTGGAAAG GTTTCGCTGCATCGTCCACCCCTTCCGGCAGAAGCTAACGCTGAGGAAAGCCCTGATGACCATCGCCATCATCTGGGTGCTAGCCCTGCTCATCATGTGCCCTGCTGCCATCACCCTGACTGTCACCAGGGAGGAGCACCACTTCATGGTGGACACCTATAATAATTCCTACCCCCTCTATTCCTGTTGGGAGGCCTGGCCTGAGACAGGGATGAGAAGGATCTACACCACTGTCCTCTTCTCCCACATCTATGTGGCCCCCCTTGCCCTTATCATCGTCATGTACACCCGCATTGCCTTCAAGCTCTTCAAGTCAGTGGCACCTGCCCATGGCCAAGAGGAGCCAGAGGGGAGGAAAGTCTCCCGGAGGAAGGCCAAGGTCATCAACATGCTGATCATTGTCGCCCTCTTCTTCACTCTCTCCTGGTTGCCCCTCTGGACACTGATGCTGCTGACAGACTATGGCCAGCTGAGCGAGGGCCAGCTCCGCCTCGTCACTGTCTACATCTTTCCCTTTGCCCACTGGCTGGCCTTCTTCAACAGCAGCGTCAACCCCATCATCTACGGCTACTTCAACGAGAATTTCCGACGAGGCTTCCAGGAGGCCTTCAGAGCCCCCATCTGCTCCCTCCACTGCCATCACCATCCCCACCACCATGGGCCCTACACCCCTAGGAGCCATGGGATCTTCTTTGGTGCCCGCAACCGTGTCTTCACGCATGCACGGGCCAGTGATTCACCACCTGCCTCTGAGTCAGGGCCATTGGCACCGCGCCGCACCGGGGTCCATGCGTGGGACAGCTGA
- the PPA1 gene encoding inorganic pyrophosphatase — MAGYSVEERAAPHSLEYRLFFKDAAGCYISPFHDIPIYADAGKNVFNMVVEVPRWTNAKMEIATKDPLNPIKQDVKKGKLRYVANVFPHKGYIWNYGAIPQTWEDPGHKDENTGCCGDNDPIDVCEIGSKVCSRGEVIKVKVLGTLALIDEGETDWKIIAINVEDPEADSYNDISDVRRMKPGYLEATVDWFRRYKVPDGKPENQFAFNGEFKDKDFAVNVIKSTHEHWKALIAKKTDGGEINCTNLTVSNSPFCCSQECAKATVDAAPPSKAANPIPPEVDKWFYYQKN; from the exons ATGGCTGGGTACAGCGTGGAGGAACGTGCTGCGCCTCACAGCTTGGAGTACCGGCTCTTCTTCA AGGATGCCGCCGGGTGTTACATCTCCCCCTTCCATGATATCCCAATCTACGCGGATGCCGGCAAG aatGTGTTCAATATGGTTGTGGAAGTACCTCGATGGACAAATGCTAAAATGGAG attgCAACAAAGGATCCTTTAAACCCAATTAAGCAAGatgtgaagaaaggaaaactgcgCTATGTAGCTAATGTGTTTCCCCATAAAGGTTATATCTGGAATTACGGTGCTATTCCACAG acttggGAAGATCCAGGTCACAAAGATGAAAATACTGGCTGCTGTGGAGATAACGATCCAATTGATGTGTGTGAAATTGGAAGCAAG GTCTGCTCTCGAGGAGAAGTTATCAAAGTGAAGGTGCTGGGCACTCTGGCACTGATTGATGAGGGTGAGACAGACTGGAAGATAATTGCTATCAATGTTGAAGACCCTGAAGCAGACAGCTATAATG ATATCAGTGATGTCAGAAGAATGAAACCTGGATACTTAGAAGCTACAGTGGACTGGTTCAGGAGATACAAAGTACCTGATGGAAAGCCAGAAAACCAGTTTGCTTTTAATGGTGAATTTAAAGACAAG GATTTTGCTGTGAATGTCATTAAAAGTACTCATGAACACTGGAAAGCTTTAATAGCAAAGAAAACTGATGGAGGGGAGATCAACTG CACAAACCTGACCGTGTCCAACAGTCCCTTCTGCTGTAGTCAAGAGTGTGCAAAAGCTACTGTGGATGCA
- the LRRC20 gene encoding leucine-rich repeat-containing protein 20 — translation MQKRMGEAVARVARKVNDTVENKTDSLDLANCKLMTFPIGIYKAMRSVTEGIHCISLANNELKSITNRFVTTFNQLRELNLAGNYLHRLPEEITSLLHLRAINLSRNRFRHFPESLAGVTALETIDLEENEIREVPTEKLASMASLRSLNLRANPVSPEVRLLVRPLVPFDLLLSPEEPIPKA, via the exons ATGCAGAAGAGGATGGGTGAGGCGGTAGCCCGGGTAGCCAGGAAGGTGAATGACACGGTGGAGAACAAAACGGATTCCCTGG ATCTGGCCAACTGCAAACTGATGACCTTCCCCATTGGCATCTACAAGGCAATGAGAAGTGTCACTGAGGGGATCCACTGCATCTCCCTGGCAAACAACGAGCTGAAGTCCATCACCAACCGATTTGTCACCACCTTCAACCAGCTGAGAG AGCTCAACCTGGCAGGCAACTACCTGCACCGCCTGCCTGAGGAGATCACCTCCCTGCTGCACCTCCGGGCCATCAACCTCTCCCGCAACAGGTTTCGGCATTTCCCTGAGTCCCTGGCTGGTGTCACTGCCCTGGAGACCATCGACCTGGAAGAGAACGAGATAAGAG AGGTGCCAACGGAGAAGCTGGCCTCCATGGCATCGCTGCGGAGCCTCAATCTGCGGGCAAACCCCGTCAGTCCTGAGGTGCGGCTGCTGGTCCGGCCCCTTGTCCCCTTCGacctgctgctgtcaccagaGGAGCCCATCCCCAAAGCCTGA
- the EIF4EBP2 gene encoding eukaryotic translation initiation factor 4E-binding protein 2, with protein sequence MSSAGGRQPSQSRAIPTRTVALSDVAQLPPDYCTTPGGTLFSTTPGGTRIIYDRKFLLDRRNSPMAQTPPCHLPSIPGVTSPGSAGEEPKADANNLNHQEGKPSMGDDAQFEMDI encoded by the exons ATGTCGTCCGCCGGCGGCCGCCAGCCCAGCCAGAGCCGAGCCATCCCCACACGCACCGTGGCCCTCAGCGACGTGGCACAGCTCCCCCCGGACTACTGCACCACCCCCGGCGGCACCCTCTTCTCCACCACCCCGGGAG GCACCCGGATCATCTACGACCGCAAGTTCCTGTTGGATCGCCGCAACTCCCCCATGGCCCAGACCCCGCCTTGCCACCTCCCCAGTATTCCCGGCGTCACCAGCCCCGGCTCGGCCGGAGAGGAGCCCAAAGCGGATGCCAACAACTTGAACCACCAGGAGGGGAAGCCATCCATGG GGGACGACGCTCAGTTCGAGATGGATATCTGA